From a region of the Drosophila ananassae strain 14024-0371.13 chromosome XL, ASM1763931v2, whole genome shotgun sequence genome:
- the LOC116655565 gene encoding uncharacterized protein LOC116655565: MSWASPVPVQFYTQEDAIAEMTSEAEGKTSNSNFKLFEESILELLNIIGECSGNSFSKQKLTELQDAIATIDRAMLLYPGSAKEKLDNLRSRSTKVHRSYSNCVNPVLLTSASVGKTL, encoded by the coding sequence ATGAGTTGGGCCAGTCCAGTGCCAGTCCAATTCTACACCCAGGAGGACGCAATCGCTGAAATGACTTCGGAGGCGGAAGGGAAAACTTCAAACTCAAACTTCAAACTTTTTGAAGAAAGCATTCTCGAGCTTCTGAATATTATTGGGGAGTGCAGTGGGAACTCCTTTTCGAAACAGAAGCTAACCGAACTGCAAGATGCCATTGCGACCATAGACAGAGCCATGCTCCTCTATCCGGGGAGTGCCAAGGAGAAGCTGGACAATCTGCGTTCCCGATCCACGAAGGTCCATCGCTCGTACAGCAACTGCGTCAATCCGGTCCTCCTGACCAGTGCATCGGTCGGCAAGACCCTGTAG
- the LOC6502299 gene encoding uncharacterized protein LOC6502299, with product MGTFSKQDDSNWEKKLALRSRKVVKYQEELDTRVNFPALQKAIDAIDEAMLGYQGDAKKELDKVRALNTRARCKYEKCVGLIFEWAVSASNKFEIVLPVIGDKDLSKDDRDILYTIVSESVKDGVHIIAASLELLKEVLLNASKLSDLFKSIEHKVHDDIRSGYYGKQKEELENKIHETHRGRTALIFAGIGGIFTALGAIIFEPTGAAIGLPAGVAVAYGVETLVEWNERKDPKKQLKGIQCCFEIITKKIKDAQEVLRDIIGALEEDRSNVLVLKGTCGSADQNMTVLKMQFMDALDRFVEKCEQFWKQYEAYAKWHGYAAGK from the exons ATGGGTACTTTCAGTAAGCAGGATGACAGCAATTGGGAAAAGAAACTTGCCCTCCGCTCAAGAAAAGTCGTCAAGTACCAGGAGGAGTTGGACACGCGGGTGAACTTCCCTGCGTTGCAGAAGGCCATCGATGCCATCGACGAAGCCATGCTGGGGTACCAGGGTGACGCCAAGAAGGAGCTGGACAAGGTCCGAGCCTTGAACACGAGGGCGCGGTGCAAATATGAGAAGTGTGTGGGCTTGATTTTTGAGTGGGCTGTCTCGGCGTCGAATAAGTTCGAGATCGTCCTGCCCGTCATCGGGGACAAGGATTTGTCCAAGGACGACAGAGACATCTTGTATACAATAGTTTCCGAGTCGGTCAAGGATGGTGTGCATATAATAGCAGCCTCCCTTgaactgctgaaggaggtccTTTTGAATGCATCCAAGCTGAGCGACCTGTTCAAGTCCATCGAGCACAAGGTCCACGATGATATCCGGAGTGGCTACTACGGGAAGCAGAAAGAAGAGCTGGAGAATAAGATCCACGAAACCCATAGAGGACGAACTGCCCTAATTTTTGCAGGTATTGGTGGCATCTTTACGGCCTTGGGCGCCATCATATTCGAACCGACTGGGGCTGCTATTGGCTTGCCAGCCGGAGTGGCGGTGGCCTATGGAGTGGAGACCCTGGTGGAGTGGAACGAGAGGAAGGACCCCAAGAAACAACTGAAGGGCATCCAGTGTTGTTTCGAAATCATAACGAAAAAAATCAAGGACGCCCAAGAGGTCCTACGCGACATAATAGGAGCCCTCGAGGAAGATCGGAGCAACGTACTCGTCCTTAAAGGGACTTGTGGCAGTGCAGACCAA AACATGACTGTTTTGAAGATGCAGTTCATGGACGCCCTGGACCGGTTCGTTGAGAAGTGTGAGCAGTTTTGGAAACAGTACGAggcttatgccaagtggcacGGATACGCAGCCGGGAAATGA
- the LOC6502107 gene encoding uncharacterized protein LOC6502107: protein MFKWCVRAGREFQMVLKLASEDPKAVLDIIGGVIVSAVEVGLDRALASLELLNDSHLEVSQAKDLLHSILHDVVDDFGPSGLYGRRRGSLLASIEGEQSEIRRIGVTSLVVAIVPFVGVVSLLGILPIKACEERIQSYKNRIYNMESLHRSSKRALEEARQVVKDGIELQLDEDIRHLTVLKAKIDEAHLARTFLKSKNPDIRALFIPVLGKLRVQCQSFVEWHGSME, encoded by the exons ATGTTCAAGTGGTGTGTCAGAGCCGGCAGGGAGTTCCAGATGGTCCTGAAACTCGCCAGCGAGGATCCGAAGGCGGTCCTGGACATCATAGGGGGGGTGATAGTGAGCGCGGTGGAGGTCGGCCTGGACAGGGCGCTGGCGTCGCTGGAACTGTTGAACGATTCCCATTTGGAGGTTTCCCAGGCAAAAGACCTGTTGCATTCCATTTTGCACGACGTGGTCGATGACTTTGGTCCCAGCGGGCTCTACGGAAGAAGGAGGGGAAGCCTGCTGGCGTCGATCGAAGGAGAACAGTCGGAAATAAGAAGGATCGGAGTAACATCACTTGTAGTAGCAATCGTACCCTTTGTAGGAGTGGTGTCTCTTCTGGGAATCCTTCCTATTAAGGCATGCGAGGAGCGGATACAATCGTACAAAAACCGGATATATAACATGGAGTCGCTCCACCGGAGCTCGAAGAGGGCGCTGGAAGAGGCCAGGCAAGTAGTCAAGGACGGGATCGAGCTGCAGCTGGACGAGGACATAAGACACCTAACAGTTCTCAAAGCAAAAATCGATGAGGCCCACCTT GCAAGGACCTTTCTGAAGTCCAAGAACCCCGACATCCGAGCTCTATTCATTCCGGTTCTAGGGAAACTGAGGGTGCAGTGCCAGAGCTTCGTCGAGTGGCATGGCTCGATGGAATGA